A single genomic interval of Nostoc commune NIES-4072 harbors:
- a CDS encoding Uma2 family endonuclease, with translation MSLTLEDLEQMQQQHPDYRMELVKGNIIVMSPSGYESDEVAAEMVAQLRNWVRPRKLGRTAASSAGFRLPNSNLRAPDASFVLAERLRRSPKSFAQLAPDLTVEVKSPSDNLEDLRAKIQEFLSLGTKVGILLNPDERIVELYNFGQEAIILRDGDILTVPELLPGWEVPIADLWPPEFD, from the coding sequence ATGTCCCTGACGCTTGAAGACTTGGAACAAATGCAGCAACAGCATCCCGACTATCGCATGGAACTAGTCAAGGGTAATATTATTGTTATGAGTCCATCAGGATACGAGTCAGATGAGGTCGCAGCTGAAATGGTAGCCCAGTTACGTAACTGGGTTAGACCGCGCAAACTGGGACGAACAGCAGCTTCTAGCGCCGGTTTCAGGTTGCCAAATTCAAATTTACGCGCACCGGATGCCTCATTTGTTTTAGCCGAACGCTTGCGTCGCAGTCCGAAGTCTTTTGCTCAATTGGCTCCCGATTTGACTGTAGAGGTGAAGTCCCCTAGTGATAATTTAGAGGATCTCAGAGCCAAGATTCAAGAATTTCTGAGTTTGGGAACTAAAGTAGGAATTTTGCTCAATCCAGATGAGCGGATTGTTGAACTTTACAACTTTGGACAAGAAGCAATAATACTTCGTGATGGTGATATTTTAACAGTTCCCGAACTGCTCCCAGGATGGGAAGTACCAATTGCAGATTTGTGGCCTCCAGAGTTTGACTAG
- a CDS encoding ABC transporter permease: protein MQELIKLDFVDLAIAVGLMAIAIGLSAWEKLGLELNLALAAGRTILQLLVLGYILDFILALDNAWAVLAILTIMLTITAIVARNRISQKIPYVLPLVWGAILISTALTVLYTNFLIIQPERWYEPQYVIPLAGIVLGNATNAAAIAGERLVSTINSSHLEIETHLSLGATPQQAVSQYRKDAIRAGLIPTLNQMLLIGMVAIPGITTGQLLAGVKPLDAVSYEVLIIFMVAFANLLTTLLVTKGLCRQFFNSAAQLVR, encoded by the coding sequence ATGCAGGAGTTGATCAAGCTGGATTTCGTGGATTTAGCTATTGCTGTGGGATTGATGGCGATCGCTATTGGTTTATCTGCCTGGGAGAAATTAGGACTAGAGTTAAATTTAGCCCTTGCTGCTGGGAGAACCATTTTACAACTACTTGTATTGGGATACATTTTAGATTTCATCTTGGCTTTGGACAATGCTTGGGCAGTTTTGGCGATATTAACAATAATGCTGACAATTACGGCGATTGTCGCACGAAATCGGATCAGCCAAAAAATTCCTTATGTATTGCCTTTAGTGTGGGGTGCAATTTTAATTAGTACCGCCCTGACAGTGCTTTACACCAACTTCTTGATCATTCAACCAGAAAGATGGTATGAACCACAGTATGTAATTCCCCTTGCAGGGATAGTCTTAGGTAATGCTACTAATGCAGCCGCGATCGCAGGCGAACGTCTTGTCAGCACCATTAATTCCAGCCATCTCGAAATAGAAACCCATTTGAGCTTAGGTGCAACGCCCCAGCAAGCAGTTAGCCAATATCGCAAAGATGCCATCAGAGCCGGATTGATTCCGACTCTCAATCAAATGCTTCTTATCGGTATGGTGGCAATACCAGGAATTACCACCGGACAGCTATTAGCTGGTGTGAAACCTTTGGATGCTGTATCCTACGAAGTTTTAATTATATTTATGGTTGCTTTCGCTAATTTGTTGACAACACTTTTAGTCACAAAGGGGTTGTGTCGTCAATTTTTCAATTCTGCCGCGCAGTTAGTCAGGTAA
- a CDS encoding tetratricopeptide repeat protein yields the protein MGAEEALAFVDNLVFLKTGEHLDKTQRIILRNLWEDEKRTYQDIADSRGYTEAHLKAVGAELWQLLSKVFESKVSKSTFQGVIQRFRTTQQSQKVSQIPNLAANGTKPQDLDSNFVGRDRQIAELHTLVNRGQKVILIQGEGGIGKTRLARKYFKSQKFNFVLELWMATEIQNLTPVESVVEEWLRRYFNEEPGGDFGISLERLRRKLREQTSKIGVFIDNLETALDQNGKFLEYRRPYVELLRVLADSDVHSVTLVTSRERLRESSVEVHLYPLEGLDDEAWREFFSSCHINCDCTILSEMCRAYGGNAKAMQILRGAILTDFSGDIHAYWQENCTDLLMERELKDLVASQFNRLQKNDLEAYRLLCRLGCYRYQDIPSLPIEGVLCLLWDVPEKKRRGVIKALQDLSLIEAKKGQYWLHPVIQYEAISRLRLVSEEWELVNRKAAEYWTQRVTAIKDITDALTALEAYYHYVEINDFEQAGDVILQGRGEQWTIGLPLGCSFYQLGLLQKNFSVIKRIIDDVKSQERLIKLYNILGYTYRIIGCIREAIDCYKKSEEILDTLDIKLIKISMMFNTGLCKLDLLEMEAAEDCFKSVCNLAEQDKNLDNYMAYAQCCLALVKSCSNFREEAFYIAEDALSAISSSTKVTLWGMGHSLINLCLTYKNLGNIKKSFELCQRAISSSEENNFTQLKAKAITCLAGLYREEREFARALFHHAEAIEILNKIGAKSNLAEAYYQLALTYQQMGEIENSKGKFMQAIALFNEMQAPKQVEKVQTAMECFEK from the coding sequence ATGGGTGCAGAAGAAGCCTTAGCGTTTGTGGATAACTTGGTTTTTCTCAAAACGGGGGAACACTTAGATAAAACTCAAAGAATTATCTTGCGTAATTTATGGGAGGATGAAAAGCGGACTTACCAGGATATAGCTGACAGCCGTGGTTATACAGAAGCGCATTTAAAAGCAGTTGGTGCAGAACTTTGGCAGTTACTCTCTAAAGTGTTTGAATCAAAAGTCTCAAAATCTACTTTCCAAGGTGTGATTCAGAGATTTAGAACAACTCAACAGTCGCAAAAAGTTTCCCAGATTCCAAATCTAGCGGCGAATGGCACTAAACCCCAAGATTTAGATTCTAACTTTGTGGGGCGCGATCGCCAAATAGCCGAACTCCACACCTTAGTCAATCGGGGACAAAAAGTTATCCTTATCCAAGGTGAAGGTGGTATTGGCAAAACCAGATTAGCACGTAAATATTTTAAAAGTCAAAAATTTAATTTTGTCCTAGAACTGTGGATGGCTACAGAAATCCAAAACCTGACTCCTGTAGAGAGTGTAGTTGAAGAATGGCTACGGCGATACTTTAACGAAGAGCCAGGAGGAGACTTTGGTATCAGCTTAGAACGACTACGGCGCAAACTGCGAGAACAAACATCTAAAATTGGGGTATTTATCGATAATCTAGAAACTGCTCTCGATCAAAATGGCAAGTTCCTAGAATATCGTCGCCCTTATGTTGAGCTATTAAGAGTATTAGCAGATTCAGATGTGCATTCAGTTACTTTAGTAACAAGTCGTGAGCGTTTGCGCGAGTCTAGTGTAGAAGTTCATCTCTATCCACTCGAAGGTTTAGATGATGAAGCATGGCGGGAGTTTTTCAGCAGTTGCCACATTAATTGTGATTGTACTATTCTCAGTGAAATGTGCAGAGCTTATGGAGGTAACGCCAAAGCTATGCAAATTCTCCGAGGAGCAATATTGACAGATTTTTCTGGTGATATACACGCCTATTGGCAGGAAAACTGTACAGATTTATTAATGGAAAGAGAGTTAAAAGATTTAGTCGCTAGTCAATTTAACCGTCTCCAAAAAAATGACTTAGAAGCCTATCGTCTCCTGTGTCGTTTAGGATGCTATCGTTATCAAGATATTCCTTCATTACCTATTGAAGGAGTTTTATGTTTGCTTTGGGATGTACCAGAAAAAAAACGTAGAGGTGTAATTAAAGCTCTGCAAGATTTGTCTTTAATAGAAGCCAAAAAGGGACAATATTGGCTGCATCCGGTAATTCAGTATGAAGCAATCAGTAGATTAAGATTAGTCAGTGAAGAATGGGAATTAGTAAACCGAAAAGCCGCAGAATATTGGACACAAAGAGTTACAGCCATCAAAGATATCACAGATGCATTAACCGCTTTAGAAGCTTACTATCACTATGTAGAAATTAATGATTTTGAGCAGGCTGGTGATGTAATTTTACAAGGGCGAGGTGAACAGTGGACTATAGGTTTGCCTTTGGGTTGCTCGTTTTATCAGCTAGGACTGCTCCAGAAAAATTTCTCTGTCATTAAACGAATAATAGACGATGTAAAATCGCAAGAAAGACTGATTAAACTTTACAATATACTAGGCTATACATATCGAATTATCGGATGTATTAGAGAAGCTATAGATTGCTATAAAAAATCAGAAGAAATATTAGACACTTTAGATATTAAGCTAATAAAAATATCTATGATGTTCAATACAGGACTCTGCAAACTTGATTTATTAGAAATGGAAGCAGCCGAAGATTGTTTCAAATCGGTTTGTAACTTAGCTGAACAAGATAAAAATCTTGACAATTATATGGCTTATGCTCAGTGCTGCTTGGCTTTAGTTAAATCATGTTCTAACTTTAGAGAGGAAGCTTTTTATATTGCTGAAGATGCCTTGTCTGCAATATCTTCATCAACTAAAGTGACTTTATGGGGAATGGGACATAGCTTAATAAACCTATGTTTAACCTACAAGAATTTAGGTAATATTAAAAAATCTTTTGAGTTATGCCAAAGAGCTATATCTTCTTCTGAAGAAAACAACTTTACTCAGCTTAAGGCTAAAGCTATAACTTGTTTAGCTGGGTTATATAGAGAAGAGCGAGAATTTGCTAGGGCACTTTTCCATCATGCAGAAGCAATAGAAATTTTGAATAAAATAGGCGCGAAATCTAATTTAGCAGAAGCTTACTATCAATTGGCATTAACTTATCAACAAATGGGTGAAATTGAGAATAGTAAGGGAAAGTTTATGCAAGCGATCGCACTTTTTAACGAAATGCAAGCACCCAAGCAAGTTGAGAAAGTACAAACAGCAATGGAGTGTTTTGAAAAATAA
- a CDS encoding DUF561 domain-containing protein: MTMHSTLQRAFTNRRVLKVISGLNNFDAASVAATVKAAEFGGATFVDIAADAALVQLAKSLTNLPICVSAVEPEKFVQAVAAGADLIEIGNFDSFYAQGRRFEAPEVLALTKQTRALLPEITLSVTVPHILELDQQVQLAEELVRAGADIIQTEGGTSSNPLHPGTLGLIEKAAPTLAAAFEISRVVSVPVLCASGISNVTAPLAIAAGAAGVGVGSAINQLNSEVAMIAAVRGLVEALATASNRAIA, encoded by the coding sequence ATGACGATGCATTCCACACTCCAACGTGCATTTACTAACCGCCGCGTCCTGAAAGTGATTAGCGGTTTGAATAACTTCGATGCTGCTAGCGTCGCTGCTACTGTTAAAGCTGCTGAATTTGGCGGTGCTACTTTTGTCGATATCGCCGCCGATGCAGCCTTGGTACAGCTAGCTAAAAGTTTGACAAATCTACCAATTTGTGTATCAGCAGTAGAGCCAGAGAAGTTTGTGCAAGCTGTCGCAGCTGGTGCTGATTTAATTGAAATCGGGAATTTCGATTCCTTCTATGCTCAAGGACGCCGCTTTGAGGCTCCAGAAGTGCTAGCGCTGACTAAGCAAACCCGCGCTCTCCTACCCGAAATCACCCTATCTGTCACCGTTCCCCACATTTTGGAACTAGATCAACAGGTACAGTTAGCAGAAGAACTGGTGAGAGCTGGAGCAGATATTATCCAAACCGAAGGCGGTACTAGCAGTAACCCACTTCACCCTGGAACTCTAGGATTAATTGAAAAAGCTGCTCCCACCTTAGCAGCAGCTTTTGAGATTTCCCGTGTGGTGTCAGTACCAGTATTGTGTGCTTCAGGCATTTCTAACGTTACCGCACCATTAGCGATCGCAGCTGGTGCTGCTGGTGTTGGTGTTGGTTCCGCCATCAACCAACTCAATAGCGAAGTGGCAATGATTGCTGCTGTGCGTGGCTTAGTAGAAGCTTTAGCGACTGCTAGCAACCGCGCGATCGCTTAG
- a CDS encoding class I SAM-dependent methyltransferase: MTEEIMANFDDKEIFEIWDNRAKDWDIQVGDDGDSNRILNSDPVLWSFAGNVAGLSVLDAGCGTGYLARQLCLKGASVTGIDFSPQMIEIAQFRASQNNLDIDFHLDSCTELKSLPDEQFDMIVSNYVLMDLLDLEGAIRAFNRVLKPSGVAILVFSHPCFPQGSPTTVNEDGTVFYGWASSYFERTQRNEQPWNHFTTPFIWFHRPLSDYWKAFKAAGFSVDEFEEPRITPERYHLVENDRKLFKCKTLPYSVVFKLLKVK; encoded by the coding sequence ATGACTGAAGAAATAATGGCAAACTTTGATGATAAAGAAATATTTGAAATCTGGGATAATAGAGCTAAAGACTGGGATATTCAAGTTGGCGACGATGGCGACAGCAATCGAATTCTGAACTCAGATCCAGTACTATGGAGTTTCGCTGGTAATGTTGCAGGATTGTCTGTCCTAGATGCTGGTTGTGGCACAGGATATCTAGCACGCCAACTTTGCCTTAAAGGGGCCAGTGTAACTGGTATAGATTTTTCTCCTCAGATGATAGAAATTGCCCAATTCAGAGCTAGCCAAAATAATCTAGATATAGATTTTCATTTGGATTCATGCACTGAACTCAAGTCGCTTCCAGATGAGCAATTTGATATGATCGTCTCGAATTATGTTCTTATGGATTTGCTTGATCTCGAAGGAGCAATAAGGGCATTCAATCGTGTTCTTAAGCCTAGTGGTGTTGCAATCCTGGTTTTCTCACATCCTTGCTTTCCCCAAGGCAGCCCGACAACTGTAAATGAGGATGGAACGGTTTTTTATGGTTGGGCTTCTTCTTACTTTGAAAGGACACAACGCAACGAACAACCTTGGAACCATTTTACAACACCATTTATCTGGTTTCACCGTCCTCTTTCCGATTACTGGAAAGCTTTCAAGGCAGCAGGTTTTTCTGTGGACGAATTTGAAGAACCAAGAATTACCCCAGAGCGATATCATCTTGTAGAAAACGACCGGAAGCTTTTCAAGTGCAAAACACTCCCTTATTCGGTAGTTTTTAAACTCCTAAAGGTTAAATAA
- a CDS encoding DegT/DnrJ/EryC1/StrS family aminotransferase gives MIQSVNPIPAFDIKQQYTTIEAEVSTAVLEVLASGRYIGGPLVEGFEQQFAAYNTVTECVACNSGTDALYLALRVLDIGAGDEVITTPFTFIATSEVISAVGAKPVFVDIDATTFNLDVEQVATAITPKTKAIIPVHLFGQPVDMTSLMAIAQSHNLAIIEDCAQSTGSRWADQKVGSIGHIGCFSFYPTKNLGGCGDGGAITTNDPAIATKLRILRDHGSRIRYLHEEIGVNSRLDALQAAILQIKLRYLDIWNNRRRDIANYYYQFLSQVPGIVPPQELPEGIGVWNQYTIRISGEGRNGSSAKYRDWVRSQLQEKGVSSMIYYPHPLHLQPVYQSLGYQIGDLPIAEQACHEVISLPMYPELTQQQQDQVIYALKDCLG, from the coding sequence ATGATCCAAAGTGTAAATCCTATCCCTGCCTTTGATATCAAGCAGCAATACACCACCATTGAAGCAGAAGTAAGTACAGCTGTCTTAGAGGTTCTGGCTTCTGGCCGCTATATCGGTGGCCCCTTAGTCGAAGGCTTTGAGCAACAGTTTGCTGCCTATAATACTGTCACTGAATGTGTGGCTTGTAATTCTGGTACTGATGCGCTCTACTTAGCGTTACGAGTGTTGGACATTGGTGCAGGCGATGAAGTGATTACAACGCCTTTCACCTTTATTGCTACGTCTGAAGTAATCAGCGCCGTGGGTGCAAAGCCTGTTTTCGTTGATATTGACGCTACTACGTTTAATTTGGATGTGGAGCAAGTAGCGACGGCGATTACACCCAAAACTAAAGCGATTATCCCGGTTCACCTATTTGGACAACCTGTGGATATGACATCATTGATGGCGATCGCTCAGTCTCACAATTTGGCAATCATTGAAGATTGCGCTCAGTCTACAGGGTCAAGGTGGGCTGATCAAAAAGTCGGAAGCATTGGACATATTGGTTGCTTTAGTTTTTATCCTACCAAAAATCTTGGTGGTTGCGGCGATGGCGGCGCAATAACGACTAATGACCCTGCGATCGCCACTAAACTGCGAATACTACGAGATCATGGTAGTAGAATTAGATATTTACATGAAGAAATCGGTGTAAATAGCCGCTTAGATGCTCTCCAAGCAGCTATTTTGCAAATTAAGCTACGTTATTTAGATATTTGGAACAATCGCCGACGAGATATCGCCAACTATTACTATCAGTTCCTTAGTCAAGTTCCGGGGATTGTCCCACCGCAAGAATTACCTGAAGGTATTGGGGTATGGAATCAATACACTATTCGCATATCAGGCGAAGGGCGAAATGGTTCTAGCGCCAAATATCGAGATTGGGTGCGTAGTCAATTGCAAGAAAAGGGCGTGAGTTCAATGATTTACTACCCCCACCCTTTACATTTACAACCAGTTTATCAAAGCCTGGGCTATCAAATTGGGGACTTACCAATAGCAGAGCAAGCTTGCCATGAAGTTATATCCTTGCCTATGTACCCAGAACTGACACAACAACAGCAAGATCAGGTGATTTATGCGTTGAAGGATTGTTTGGGGTGA
- the mnmA gene encoding tRNA 2-thiouridine(34) synthase MnmA has translation MKKVVVGLSGGVDSSTAAAILHHQGYEVIGLTLWLMKGKGQCCSEGMIDAAELCEQLGVPHQVVDIRDLFQTHIVDYLVTGYSAGITPLPCSQCNKTVKFGPMVQYAREELGCDRIATGHYARISYDEATGRYQLLRAVDRNKDQSYFLYDLSQDLLAATIFPLGELEKTDTRRIATEYGLKTADKPESQDLCLVESNGSMRAFLDKYLAPKTGDIVDVTGKILGQHDGVHHYTIGQRKGLGIAAAEPLYVIELDAENNKVVVGDRTKVTQPECTVGRVNWVSIAEPSTPIHAQVQIRYRSTATPVTVIPLENSRVRLVFDEPQFSITPGQAAVWYDGEKVLGGGIIEQFS, from the coding sequence ATGAAAAAAGTCGTCGTTGGTCTTTCTGGTGGCGTTGACAGTTCCACCGCCGCAGCTATCCTGCACCATCAGGGCTATGAAGTAATTGGTTTGACTCTTTGGCTAATGAAAGGCAAAGGTCAATGTTGCTCTGAAGGTATGATCGACGCGGCTGAACTCTGTGAACAACTGGGCGTTCCCCATCAGGTTGTGGATATTCGGGATCTGTTTCAGACGCATATTGTCGATTACCTAGTAACTGGCTACAGTGCTGGAATCACGCCTTTGCCTTGCTCACAGTGCAATAAAACGGTGAAGTTTGGGCCAATGGTGCAGTATGCTCGTGAAGAATTGGGGTGCGATCGCATTGCCACTGGTCATTATGCCCGAATTAGCTATGACGAAGCAACTGGACGTTACCAATTATTAAGGGCTGTTGACCGCAACAAAGACCAGTCATACTTTCTTTATGATTTGTCTCAAGATTTACTTGCAGCAACTATATTTCCTTTGGGCGAACTAGAAAAAACTGACACCCGCCGCATTGCTACTGAATACGGACTGAAAACTGCTGACAAGCCAGAAAGTCAAGACTTATGCTTAGTGGAAAGTAACGGTTCCATGCGGGCATTTTTGGATAAATATTTAGCTCCCAAAACAGGCGATATTGTCGATGTCACAGGCAAAATTTTGGGACAGCATGATGGTGTCCATCACTACACCATTGGCCAGCGCAAAGGTTTGGGAATTGCAGCTGCCGAACCGTTATATGTGATTGAATTAGATGCAGAAAATAATAAAGTAGTAGTAGGCGATCGCACTAAGGTAACTCAGCCAGAATGCACTGTAGGGCGGGTAAATTGGGTTTCTATTGCTGAACCATCTACCCCAATTCATGCCCAAGTGCAAATTCGCTATCGTTCAACGGCTACACCAGTGACGGTGATTCCGTTAGAAAACTCCCGTGTGCGTTTGGTGTTTGATGAACCCCAATTCAGCATCACTCCCGGACAAGCGGCGGTGTGGTATGACGGGGAAAAAGTGTTAGGTGGCGGAATTATTGAGCAGTTTAGTTAA